A genome region from Akkermansiaceae bacterium includes the following:
- a CDS encoding plasmid pRiA4b ORF-3 family protein: MPKKSGAERVLVKVFTYGIQPKVWRHFSIPTSVTFLGLSDAIQAAMGWENKHPHEFRHGKGKRLVDVIGPVGLQDQTLGDFQDEAKLTVADYMGRKRLPLRMLYRYDFADEWIHEVVFDKREEGEGPPVMIAGERACPPEDFGGAFQYMQALAGEIEWAHPGYDPEVFDIAAVDFEAKKTRKRK, from the coding sequence ATGCCAAAGAAAAGCGGAGCGGAACGGGTGCTTGTAAAGGTCTTCACCTACGGCATACAGCCGAAGGTCTGGAGGCATTTCTCCATCCCCACATCCGTCACCTTCCTTGGGCTAAGCGATGCGATCCAGGCGGCCATGGGCTGGGAAAACAAGCATCCCCACGAGTTCCGCCACGGCAAGGGCAAGCGCCTCGTCGATGTCATCGGCCCGGTTGGCCTGCAAGACCAGACGCTCGGCGATTTCCAGGACGAGGCCAAGCTCACCGTCGCCGATTACATGGGCCGCAAGCGCCTGCCCCTGCGCATGCTCTACCGCTATGATTTCGCCGACGAATGGATCCACGAGGTGGTCTTCGACAAACGCGAGGAGGGCGAGGGCCCGCCGGTCATGATCGCCGGGGAGCGCGCCTGCCCTCCGGAGGACTTTGGTGGCGCATTCCAATACATGCAGGCGCTGGCTGGGGAAATCGAGTGGGCGCATCCCGGCTACGATCCTGAGGTTTTTGACATCGCTGCCGTCGATTTCGAGGCGAAGAAAACGCGCAAGCGGAAGTGA
- the rpe gene encoding ribulose-phosphate 3-epimerase, which translates to MKSRHAIRVALAKKVFPSPAWSGGCRISSREISRRHPPPLWQPRIFFPIQPHHASLVRVIARTFQDRIIAPSLLAADFSKVGQETSRAITAGADWLHLDVMDGHFVDNISFGPAMVQTIHESNDIFLDVHLMISRPDHYLPRFIAAGSDCITVHVEAEHDVTETLERIREAGCLAGLALNPATPFENVIPFLGKIDLLLCMTVVPGFGGQPFMPEVMGKVRAAADFRKEKGLAYHIEVDGGIGAETAAISYAAGANVMVAGSTTFGAKDMAAAIAAIREA; encoded by the coding sequence ATGAAAAGCCGGCATGCCATACGCGTTGCCTTGGCAAAAAAGGTTTTTCCGAGCCCAGCTTGGTCGGGCGGATGCCGAATTTCCTCCCGTGAAATCTCGCGGCGACACCCACCTCCGTTGTGGCAACCCCGGATTTTCTTTCCCATCCAGCCCCACCATGCTTCGTTAGTCCGCGTGATCGCCAGAACCTTCCAAGACCGTATCATCGCCCCGTCCCTGCTCGCTGCGGATTTCTCGAAAGTCGGCCAGGAAACCTCCCGCGCCATCACGGCGGGCGCCGACTGGCTTCACCTCGACGTGATGGACGGGCATTTCGTGGACAATATCTCCTTCGGCCCTGCGATGGTGCAGACAATTCATGAGTCGAACGACATTTTCCTCGACGTGCACCTGATGATCTCGCGGCCCGACCATTACCTGCCGCGCTTCATTGCTGCGGGTTCGGACTGCATCACGGTGCATGTGGAGGCGGAGCACGATGTCACGGAAACATTGGAGCGGATCCGGGAGGCGGGCTGCCTGGCCGGGCTCGCGCTGAATCCCGCGACCCCTTTCGAAAATGTCATTCCGTTCCTGGGAAAGATCGATCTCCTGCTTTGCATGACGGTTGTCCCGGGCTTCGGCGGGCAGCCGTTCATGCCGGAGGTGATGGGAAAAGTCCGTGCCGCCGCCGATTTCCGGAAAGAGAAAGGCCTGGCCTACCACATCGAGGTGGATGGCGGGATCGGAGCCGAAACAGCAGCCATTTCCTACGCCGCCGGGGCGAACGTGATGGTCGCCGGCTCCACCACCTTCGGGGCGAAGGACATGGCCGCCGCCATCGCCGCCATACGCGAAGCATGA
- a CDS encoding DUF2306 domain-containing protein: MGRAETKRIILGGLSLAALAFFSWLMLRITLEYWPVRSDAAFLRIKQQYIGIRHWELAFWIHVFTSMIPLLAGFTQFSGWVLRKHRKLHRVMGKLYVLTVLFVTGPASLVMAFYANGGITSRIAFATLALLWLGTTAMGWGSVMRRDFAAHREWMIRSYALTLSAITLRAWKYLIVIAFEPPPMDTYRIVAWLGFIPNIIFAEWWIRRGGGRSRQPPQAG; the protein is encoded by the coding sequence ATGGGGCGGGCTGAAACAAAACGGATCATCCTTGGCGGCCTATCGCTGGCAGCCCTCGCATTCTTTTCATGGCTCATGCTGCGGATCACCCTGGAATATTGGCCGGTGCGCAGCGATGCCGCCTTTCTCCGGATCAAGCAGCAATACATCGGCATCCGCCACTGGGAGCTGGCGTTCTGGATCCATGTCTTCACCAGCATGATCCCGCTGCTTGCGGGTTTCACCCAGTTCTCCGGATGGGTTTTGCGGAAACACCGCAAGCTCCACCGCGTGATGGGCAAGCTGTATGTCTTGACCGTCCTCTTCGTCACCGGCCCGGCAAGCCTCGTGATGGCGTTTTATGCGAACGGCGGGATCACCTCCCGCATCGCCTTCGCCACCCTGGCGCTTCTGTGGCTGGGCACCACGGCCATGGGTTGGGGAAGCGTGATGCGGCGCGATTTCGCCGCGCACCGCGAGTGGATGATACGCAGCTACGCCCTCACGCTCTCCGCCATCACCCTGCGGGCATGGAAATACCTCATCGTCATTGCCTTCGAACCGCCCCCGATGGATACCTACCGCATCGTAGCATGGCTCGGCTTCATCCCGAACATCATTTTCGCGGAGTGGTGGATACGCAGGGGCGGGGGAAGGTCTCGCCAGCCGCCGCAGGCGGGCTGA
- a CDS encoding YARHG domain-containing protein codes for MKNIAALCVGFSMFAFVSAQDDADVSSPDKAAAAMKGTYVGDFGGKKITVCLDRIVGKTVTGYSIVAGNERAFSGSFKASEKGFEIVAEEPGDRPDDGLFKMIYSPESDDLGGIWKPNDPKKITERVFVLPRRIYKYDPKVGDYPQSSTKKLAEKDVENMRPAELRIMRNEIYARHGYTFQLADMRQHFDRQGWYMAVNKDVTDKLTATEKKNAELIKRYEKYGEEYYDSFGR; via the coding sequence ATGAAAAACATCGCCGCTCTCTGTGTTGGTTTCTCCATGTTCGCCTTTGTGTCCGCCCAGGATGATGCGGATGTCAGCAGCCCGGACAAGGCCGCCGCCGCGATGAAGGGCACGTACGTGGGCGATTTCGGGGGAAAGAAAATCACCGTTTGCCTGGATCGCATCGTTGGGAAAACGGTCACGGGCTATAGCATCGTGGCGGGCAACGAGCGTGCCTTCAGCGGCTCCTTCAAGGCATCGGAGAAGGGTTTCGAGATCGTGGCCGAGGAGCCGGGGGACAGGCCGGATGACGGGCTTTTCAAGATGATCTACTCCCCGGAAAGCGACGACCTGGGCGGGATCTGGAAACCGAACGACCCGAAGAAGATCACCGAGCGTGTGTTCGTGTTGCCGAGGCGCATCTACAAGTATGACCCCAAGGTCGGGGACTACCCGCAGTCCTCCACCAAAAAACTCGCCGAGAAGGATGTGGAGAACATGCGTCCGGCGGAGCTGCGCATCATGCGCAACGAGATCTACGCCCGCCACGGGTATACCTTCCAGCTTGCGGACATGCGCCAGCACTTCGATAGGCAGGGCTGGTACATGGCGGTGAACAAGGATGTCACCGACAAGCTCACGGCCACCGAGAAAAAGAACGCGGAGCTGATCAAACGCTACGAAAAATACGGCGAGGAATACTATGACAGCTTCGGGAGATAG
- a CDS encoding iron-sulfur cluster assembly scaffold protein, producing MNEFEQKIGEVLADPQNQGEMADADAVGTVGSPECGDMMRVWLKFSEKDGKKVIDRASFQAFGCQTAIAVASVATRLLQGKTEEEARNLSAQELAGDLGTLPPMKIHCGQLVEGALRNALDPSDLTDAPQKGTLLGQISSGKPSAIRIVPIGD from the coding sequence GTGAACGAATTCGAGCAGAAAATCGGCGAGGTGCTGGCCGACCCGCAGAACCAGGGCGAAATGGCGGACGCGGATGCCGTCGGCACGGTTGGCTCGCCAGAATGTGGCGACATGATGCGGGTGTGGCTGAAATTTTCCGAGAAGGACGGCAAGAAAGTCATCGACCGCGCGTCCTTCCAGGCCTTCGGCTGCCAGACGGCGATCGCCGTGGCCTCGGTGGCGACCAGGCTTCTGCAGGGGAAAACGGAGGAAGAGGCAAGGAACCTTAGCGCCCAGGAGCTAGCGGGCGATCTCGGCACCCTGCCGCCCATGAAGATCCATTGCGGCCAACTCGTCGAGGGGGCGTTGCGCAACGCGCTCGATCCTAGCGATCTCACGGATGCCCCACAGAAAGGCACCCTCCTTGGCCAGATCAGCTCCGGCAAGCCCTCCGCGATACGCATCGTCCCGATCGGCGATTGA
- a CDS encoding ATP-binding cassette domain-containing protein gives MLELKDVCFTIRKDGEDVNLVDRVSIKVPKGHFMAIVGPSGCGKTTLLKTIAGLNPESGGALFWEGRNLSEEGDFEPSEIGYVPQFSIAYDPLTVDESVEAATRLRVKCRGTEELDQRIDHVLEETGLSPISDRPVKVLSGGQKRRLGLAMELVSDPRILLCDEVTSGLDPRSEREIVRLLHDLSRKDGRIVLSVTHSLAHLELYDSILVLHEGRVAFHGPPEQLTHYFSVKDTEEVYPRLAGQPSERWHASWGKHSDHYYGMLEKNRVRLIASGELPPVRDKPDGAEAGDGEVRDTRLPGFISQFTTLLSRRWRIFFRDRGQVFLQLAILICFPLLVTLFSNKASGNIRSYSDTRQDNIIQEIQEQQSVRSDQAKVGSAISGIIMFQVVLLALMGSNNSAREIAGERPIYEKEKFGGLRPMAYLSSKVAFLSCLVIAQSLWMAFFVNMFGAFRGDFVQHAVFLLLINASMTAICLAISALMRTAEQASLLSIYLVGFQLPLSGAVLALPEHIERFTRPFISAYWSWSGSVEALQARVHGAVKSVIDTSLSDQDSCLFTLAIHISVALLLAWIGTRRPQWE, from the coding sequence GTGCTAGAACTCAAGGACGTTTGTTTCACCATCAGGAAGGACGGCGAGGATGTGAACCTCGTGGACCGCGTCTCGATCAAGGTTCCGAAAGGGCACTTCATGGCCATCGTCGGCCCATCCGGCTGCGGCAAGACGACCTTGCTGAAAACCATCGCCGGGCTCAACCCGGAGTCGGGCGGCGCGCTTTTCTGGGAAGGCCGCAACCTTTCCGAGGAGGGGGATTTCGAGCCTTCGGAAATCGGCTACGTGCCGCAGTTCTCCATCGCCTACGATCCACTCACCGTGGATGAATCCGTGGAGGCAGCAACCCGGCTGCGGGTGAAATGCAGGGGCACGGAGGAGCTCGATCAGCGCATCGACCACGTGCTTGAGGAAACCGGTCTCAGCCCGATCAGCGACAGGCCGGTGAAAGTGCTATCCGGCGGCCAGAAGCGCAGGCTCGGGCTCGCGATGGAGCTGGTCTCCGATCCCCGCATCCTGCTTTGCGACGAGGTCACCTCCGGCCTCGATCCCCGCTCGGAGCGCGAGATCGTGCGGCTTTTGCACGACCTTTCCCGCAAGGACGGGCGCATCGTTCTGTCCGTCACGCACTCGCTCGCCCACCTTGAGCTATACGATTCCATCCTCGTTCTCCACGAGGGCCGAGTGGCCTTCCACGGCCCGCCGGAGCAGCTGACCCATTATTTTTCCGTGAAGGATACGGAGGAGGTCTATCCACGGCTTGCCGGCCAGCCCTCCGAGCGCTGGCATGCCTCCTGGGGGAAGCACAGCGACCACTATTATGGCATGCTGGAAAAAAACCGGGTGCGCCTCATCGCATCCGGCGAACTCCCGCCCGTTCGCGACAAGCCGGACGGGGCGGAGGCCGGGGATGGGGAAGTGCGCGACACCCGCCTGCCCGGATTCATCTCCCAGTTCACCACGCTCCTTTCCCGCCGCTGGCGGATCTTTTTCCGTGATCGCGGGCAGGTCTTCCTCCAACTCGCCATCCTCATCTGTTTCCCGCTGCTCGTCACGCTTTTCAGCAACAAGGCATCCGGCAACATACGCAGCTACTCGGACACCCGCCAGGACAACATCATCCAGGAAATCCAAGAGCAGCAATCAGTCCGCTCCGACCAGGCGAAGGTCGGCTCCGCAATCTCTGGGATCATCATGTTCCAGGTCGTCCTGCTGGCGCTGATGGGTTCCAACAACTCCGCCCGCGAGATCGCCGGCGAGAGGCCGATCTATGAAAAGGAGAAATTCGGCGGCTTGCGACCCATGGCCTACCTTTCCTCGAAGGTGGCCTTCCTGTCCTGCCTTGTGATCGCCCAATCCCTGTGGATGGCGTTTTTCGTGAACATGTTCGGCGCATTTCGGGGCGACTTCGTCCAGCATGCGGTGTTCCTTCTGCTCATCAACGCTTCGATGACAGCCATCTGCCTAGCCATCTCCGCGCTGATGCGCACGGCCGAGCAGGCCTCGCTGCTTTCCATCTACCTGGTAGGCTTCCAGCTTCCGCTCTCCGGCGCGGTGCTTGCTCTCCCGGAGCACATCGAGAGGTTCACCCGCCCCTTCATCTCCGCCTACTGGTCATGGTCCGGTTCCGTGGAGGCGCTCCAGGCCCGCGTGCACGGAGCGGTGAAATCCGTCATCGACACTTCGCTCTCGGACCAGGATTCATGCCTGTTCACCCTTGCGATCCACATTTCCGTCGCCCTACTGCTCGCATGGATAGGCACCCGCCGCCCGCAATGGGAATAA
- a CDS encoding BatA domain-containing protein, protein MFANPLGLLTLLAIPAILAIHFLQRKSITLPVSTLFLLERTQREATSGRRFERLIPSVPLWMQLLAVLLLAWFLSEPRFGKENSVQRVVIVVDGSASMTVFKREAIAALRKKIPDLQGSASAMELTLIPSAPGADRIYSGTSTEDLITALENFSPDSGIIDPSQALRLARSIVSNDGIVIYLTDTPVESLPYEAGLLAVGKPTDNVGFTGISFEEKEGALTFKAIVRNYGTSPASRTWSLRASNGSTEPRSFDIAPKSFVTLSAAFPEGADNVCLNLSADAFTLDDSMPLVAPQPKALELFTATSPAFEDLTQKLLRSLASTRASTDAATSDLVITSYDPLDPSLPETNAILFVEDPTSAGKYLKGGILAEAHPLMDGINWQALLVRETLELPRRPGDRVLLWQEKRPLIFLRENTGNKKILCFNFDLRLSNATQQPAFIVLLHRFAESLRAAKVAPESLNLETGQEIRIATAAGIPTEVSATDPTGKAIPAPQSSRAPSAPGFLSITQEKQALLTAAVHFADTREADLNSCAPAELNGLSNSASLELHTAPDPFARLWILVLLAALLVAWHFTSPREKTAAATAA, encoded by the coding sequence ATGTTCGCGAATCCCCTCGGCCTCCTGACCCTGCTTGCCATCCCGGCCATCCTTGCGATCCATTTCCTCCAGCGAAAGTCCATCACCCTGCCCGTCTCCACCCTGTTCCTGTTGGAGCGCACCCAGCGCGAGGCGACTTCCGGGCGGCGCTTTGAGCGGCTCATCCCATCCGTGCCGCTGTGGATGCAGCTGCTCGCCGTCCTGCTGCTCGCCTGGTTTCTCTCGGAGCCGCGCTTCGGGAAGGAAAACTCCGTGCAGCGCGTCGTCATCGTGGTGGATGGCTCCGCCTCCATGACGGTTTTCAAAAGGGAAGCCATCGCCGCCCTGCGCAAGAAAATCCCGGATCTCCAGGGCAGCGCCTCGGCGATGGAACTCACATTGATTCCATCGGCACCCGGCGCGGATCGGATTTACTCCGGCACCTCCACCGAGGATCTCATTACGGCCTTGGAAAATTTCTCCCCGGACAGCGGCATCATCGATCCCTCCCAAGCCCTGCGCCTCGCCCGTTCCATCGTCTCCAATGACGGCATCGTCATTTACCTCACCGATACCCCGGTGGAATCCCTGCCCTACGAGGCGGGCTTGCTCGCCGTCGGCAAACCCACCGACAACGTCGGCTTCACCGGCATCAGCTTCGAGGAGAAGGAAGGAGCCCTGACATTCAAGGCCATCGTGAGGAATTACGGCACCTCTCCCGCCAGCCGGACCTGGTCGCTACGTGCATCGAACGGCTCCACGGAACCCCGCTCCTTCGATATCGCGCCGAAATCCTTCGTCACCCTTTCCGCCGCTTTTCCCGAGGGCGCAGATAACGTCTGCCTGAACCTCTCGGCGGATGCCTTCACGCTCGATGACTCAATGCCCCTCGTCGCCCCGCAGCCCAAGGCGCTGGAGCTTTTCACCGCCACCTCCCCGGCCTTCGAGGATCTCACCCAAAAGCTTCTCCGCTCCCTCGCATCCACCCGTGCCTCCACAGATGCCGCCACCTCGGATCTTGTCATCACCTCCTACGATCCGCTCGATCCCAGCCTGCCGGAAACCAACGCGATCCTCTTCGTCGAGGATCCCACTTCTGCAGGGAAATACCTCAAGGGCGGCATCCTCGCCGAGGCGCACCCGCTCATGGACGGCATCAACTGGCAGGCCCTGCTTGTCCGCGAAACACTGGAGCTGCCACGCCGCCCCGGGGACAGGGTTTTGCTCTGGCAGGAGAAACGCCCGCTCATTTTCCTCCGCGAAAACACCGGAAACAAAAAAATCCTCTGCTTCAACTTCGACCTCCGCCTCTCCAACGCCACCCAACAACCGGCCTTCATCGTCCTGCTCCACCGCTTCGCGGAGTCGCTGCGTGCGGCGAAGGTCGCGCCCGAATCCCTCAACCTGGAGACCGGCCAGGAAATCCGCATCGCCACCGCCGCCGGCATACCCACCGAGGTATCCGCCACCGATCCCACGGGTAAAGCCATCCCCGCCCCGCAGTCTTCCCGCGCCCCCTCTGCCCCGGGTTTCCTGAGCATCACGCAGGAAAAGCAAGCCCTACTCACCGCTGCCGTCCATTTTGCGGACACCCGCGAGGCGGATCTCAACTCCTGCGCCCCAGCTGAGCTGAACGGCCTCTCCAACTCCGCATCCCTGGAATTGCACACCGCCCCCGATCCGTTCGCCCGGCTCTGGATACTCGTGCTCCTCGCCGCGCTCCTTGTCGCCTGGCACTTCACATCGCCAAGGGAAAAAACCGCGGCTGCCACAGCAGCCTGA
- a CDS encoding GreA/GreB family elongation factor: MHPDVEKLVEAGKIPKAVGERLSQLSPGNFCLHKSFGAGKIVSWDFGSKKITVDFENSSGQEMDLQFAMQKTEWIPEDDFRAVKIEQVEGLRKLAKTDSVALVVHILESHGGTITGDAIEQLVSGAVIPAKDYTKWWNATKKALKESRKAVVPTKRTENIVLRDSDITPAQALLADFEASRDIKGMIKALEAIAADMGAFDNDSEALRQLLTDIDDGAKKAARVQLGGAMQLIAARDEVIGSSKALELDPGAVRLSDLIAGSDLSRIAEELVALPSTRQRAVYEAFETAFGDEWIEKIVTVFDQVGARGVTEIARILGENDGMPALMEHLGSALARRALGPDALIWVCRERKGAAVSVFGADVGASILNLLENDHLSDGPRKTSRLQTLLNEDKALLSDLVTNMDLNEAKNFARRLLDCPVFGDLEKKSLMARIIRVRPETVELVSGQNAARREEPLLVSWPSLEKKKEELQELIREKIPQNREDVKIAKSYGDLRENFEYKSAKDMEKYLNHRRTALEREIANARGTDFKGADTKTVNIGTVVVLADEDGKEQTIAVLGAWDSNPDKKEVSYMSDVGKALMGLSVGDGAKVRDMETEQMRTLTIKSISAYHA; the protein is encoded by the coding sequence ATGCATCCTGATGTCGAGAAATTGGTAGAAGCCGGAAAAATCCCCAAAGCCGTTGGCGAACGCCTGTCACAGCTCTCCCCGGGGAATTTCTGCCTCCACAAGTCCTTCGGAGCGGGGAAAATCGTTTCATGGGACTTCGGGAGCAAGAAAATCACCGTGGATTTCGAGAACTCCAGCGGCCAGGAGATGGATCTCCAGTTCGCCATGCAGAAGACCGAATGGATCCCGGAAGACGACTTCCGCGCGGTGAAGATCGAGCAGGTTGAGGGACTCCGGAAGCTGGCGAAGACGGATTCCGTGGCTCTGGTCGTCCACATCCTCGAGAGCCACGGCGGCACCATCACCGGCGATGCCATCGAGCAGCTCGTCAGCGGAGCGGTCATTCCGGCCAAGGATTACACCAAGTGGTGGAACGCCACGAAAAAGGCTCTCAAGGAAAGCCGCAAGGCGGTCGTGCCGACAAAACGCACGGAAAACATCGTGCTGCGCGATTCCGACATCACCCCGGCCCAGGCACTGCTTGCGGATTTCGAGGCATCGCGGGACATCAAAGGCATGATCAAGGCGCTTGAGGCCATCGCGGCGGACATGGGTGCCTTCGACAACGATTCCGAAGCCCTCAGGCAGCTCCTCACCGACATCGATGACGGGGCGAAAAAAGCCGCCCGCGTCCAGCTTGGCGGCGCGATGCAGCTCATCGCCGCCCGTGACGAGGTTATCGGCAGCAGCAAGGCGCTGGAGCTCGATCCCGGCGCCGTCCGCCTCAGCGACCTCATCGCCGGCTCGGATCTCAGCCGCATCGCGGAGGAACTCGTCGCCCTGCCTTCCACCCGCCAGCGCGCCGTTTATGAGGCATTCGAGACCGCCTTTGGCGATGAATGGATCGAGAAAATCGTAACCGTTTTCGATCAGGTCGGCGCACGCGGCGTTACCGAGATTGCCCGCATCCTCGGCGAGAACGATGGGATGCCCGCCCTCATGGAACACCTCGGCTCCGCCCTCGCCCGCCGCGCCCTCGGCCCGGATGCGCTCATCTGGGTTTGCCGGGAGCGGAAAGGCGCCGCCGTAAGCGTTTTCGGAGCCGATGTCGGTGCCTCCATCCTCAATCTCCTTGAAAACGACCACCTTTCCGATGGTCCGCGCAAGACCTCGCGGCTCCAGACACTGCTCAACGAGGACAAGGCGCTGCTTTCCGATCTCGTCACGAACATGGATCTCAACGAAGCCAAGAACTTCGCGCGCCGCCTTCTGGATTGCCCGGTCTTCGGCGATCTCGAGAAAAAATCCCTGATGGCGCGCATCATCAGGGTGCGCCCGGAAACCGTGGAACTCGTCTCCGGCCAGAACGCCGCCAGGCGTGAGGAGCCGCTCCTCGTTTCCTGGCCGTCCCTAGAGAAAAAGAAGGAGGAACTCCAGGAACTCATCCGCGAAAAAATCCCCCAGAACCGCGAGGACGTGAAAATCGCCAAGTCCTACGGCGATCTCCGCGAGAACTTCGAATACAAGTCCGCCAAGGACATGGAGAAATACCTCAACCACCGCCGCACCGCCCTTGAGCGCGAGATCGCAAACGCCCGTGGCACCGATTTCAAGGGTGCCGACACCAAGACCGTCAACATCGGCACGGTCGTCGTCCTCGCCGACGAGGACGGCAAGGAACAGACCATCGCCGTGCTCGGTGCATGGGACTCGAACCCCGACAAAAAGGAGGTCTCCTACATGTCCGATGTCGGCAAGGCGCTCATGGGGCTATCTGTCGGAGACGGCGCAAAAGTCCGCGACATGGAAACCGAACAAATGCGGACATTGACGATCAAGTCGATTTCAGCTTACCACGCCTGA
- the eno gene encoding phosphopyruvate hydratase produces the protein MDLTTIVEIRGREVIDSRGNPTVEVDVHLEGGAVGRAAVPSGASTGEHEAHELRDGDKARYLGKGVLQAVEAVNETIAPELLGFDATEQASIDAMMIELDGTANKKKLGANAILGVSLAVAKAAASQCGIPLYKYLGGPNAKVLPVPMMNIINGGSHSDAPIDFQEFMIVPIGAPTFRESVRYGAEVFHALKAVLHHRGLSTAVGDEGGFAPKLDSAEDALSVICQAIEKAGYKVGEDISIALDVASSEFFNKEKGKYVFHKSDGSEKTAQELVAFYADLQKRFPIISIEDGCDENDWDGWKILTDTMGKNTQLVGDDLFVTNSKFLQKGIDLGVANSILVKVNQIGSLTETFDAVELAKENAYTAVLSHRSGETEDSTIADLAVATNCGQIKTGSMSRSDRIAKYNQLLRIEEELGEDAIYGVSKLKVLKK, from the coding sequence ATGGATCTTACCACAATCGTAGAAATCAGGGGCCGCGAGGTCATCGACTCGCGCGGAAACCCAACCGTGGAGGTGGACGTCCACCTCGAAGGCGGAGCCGTGGGCCGCGCCGCAGTCCCATCCGGAGCCTCCACCGGCGAACACGAGGCCCACGAACTCCGAGACGGCGACAAGGCGCGTTACCTCGGGAAAGGCGTGCTCCAGGCGGTCGAAGCCGTCAACGAAACCATCGCCCCGGAACTCCTCGGCTTCGATGCCACCGAGCAGGCATCCATCGATGCGATGATGATCGAGCTCGACGGTACGGCGAACAAGAAAAAGCTCGGCGCAAACGCGATCCTCGGTGTTTCCCTGGCTGTTGCAAAGGCGGCAGCATCCCAGTGCGGCATCCCCCTCTACAAATATCTCGGCGGCCCGAACGCCAAGGTGCTGCCCGTCCCGATGATGAACATCATCAACGGCGGCTCCCACTCGGATGCCCCGATCGACTTCCAGGAGTTCATGATCGTGCCCATCGGCGCACCGACCTTCCGCGAGTCCGTCCGCTACGGCGCGGAGGTATTCCATGCGCTCAAAGCCGTGCTCCATCACCGCGGCCTCTCCACCGCCGTCGGCGATGAAGGCGGCTTCGCCCCGAAACTCGATTCCGCGGAGGACGCACTGTCCGTCATCTGCCAGGCGATCGAGAAAGCCGGCTACAAGGTCGGCGAGGACATCTCCATCGCCCTCGACGTCGCTTCCTCCGAGTTCTTCAACAAGGAAAAGGGCAAGTATGTCTTCCACAAGTCCGACGGCTCCGAGAAGACCGCACAGGAACTCGTGGCATTCTACGCCGATCTCCAGAAGCGCTTCCCCATCATCTCCATCGAGGATGGCTGCGATGAGAACGACTGGGACGGTTGGAAAATCCTCACCGACACCATGGGCAAAAACACCCAGCTCGTCGGCGACGACCTATTCGTCACCAACTCGAAGTTCCTCCAGAAGGGCATCGACCTCGGCGTGGCCAACTCCATCCTCGTCAAGGTGAACCAGATCGGTTCCCTCACCGAGACCTTCGACGCCGTCGAGCTCGCCAAGGAAAACGCCTACACCGCCGTCCTCTCCCACCGCTCCGGCGAGACGGAGGACAGCACCATCGCCGATCTCGCGGTTGCCACCAACTGCGGCCAGATCAAGACCGGCTCCATGTCCCGCTCGGATCGTATCGCGAAATACAACCAGCTCCTCCGCATTGAGGAGGAGCTCGGCGAGGACGCGATCTACGGCGTATCCAAGCTCAAGGTTCTCAAGAAGTGA
- a CDS encoding L,D-transpeptidase, with the protein MRDLSKAPMCIIPLLLASCGLMNPEPPKKAEIVMYEWEDTGEGEPLSIRINLKEQKAAYMRGDRQVGWSYVSTGREGHSTPVGDFRITEKMPLKVSNRYGWIADPEGKVAVPSARAGTPVPPGHVYRGSEMQNWMRLTSYGVGLHAGEISKPGQALSHGCIRLPRDFVPKLYAAASLGTPVRITRG; encoded by the coding sequence ATGCGCGATTTATCCAAAGCCCCGATGTGCATCATTCCGCTGCTGCTGGCATCCTGCGGGCTGATGAACCCGGAGCCGCCGAAGAAGGCGGAGATCGTGATGTATGAGTGGGAGGACACCGGCGAAGGGGAACCACTGAGCATCCGGATCAACCTCAAGGAGCAGAAAGCGGCCTACATGCGCGGCGACAGGCAGGTCGGCTGGTCTTATGTCTCTACCGGGCGCGAGGGGCATTCCACTCCCGTGGGCGATTTCCGCATCACTGAAAAAATGCCGCTGAAGGTTTCGAACCGCTACGGCTGGATCGCGGATCCGGAAGGGAAGGTGGCGGTGCCGAGCGCACGTGCCGGAACACCTGTGCCGCCCGGCCATGTTTACAGGGGATCGGAAATGCAAAACTGGATGCGTCTCACCTCCTACGGCGTCGGGCTGCATGCGGGGGAGATCAGCAAGCCCGGCCAGGCGCTGTCCCACGGGTGCATCCGCTTGCCCAGGGATTTCGTGCCGAAGCTCTATGCCGCGGCCAGCCTCGGCACCCCGGTGCGCATTACGAGAGGCTGA